In the genome of Leucobacter luti, one region contains:
- a CDS encoding DNA alkylation repair protein, which translates to MGDVSRWVHEVDAALKSRATPERAERERAYLKSAIDHYGVTVPQMRVAVRTALRGADIDRPALLAMVRELWAPPEPGALPVHERRAAAAELLERNVALLEFGDTALLEQLLRESGTWALVDSLAASVVGPLAEREPGFGPILDRWADDEDFWIRRSALLSQLIPLREGRGDFARFGRYADAMLHEKEFFIRKAIGWVLRDMSRKRPDEVYEWILPRAASASGVTLREAVRRLDERQRAAVLAAR; encoded by the coding sequence ATGGGTGATGTGAGTCGCTGGGTGCACGAGGTCGACGCGGCGCTGAAATCGCGCGCGACTCCGGAGCGGGCGGAGCGCGAGCGGGCCTATCTGAAGAGTGCGATCGACCACTACGGCGTGACGGTGCCGCAGATGCGGGTGGCGGTGCGCACCGCGCTGCGCGGCGCGGACATCGACCGGCCGGCACTGCTGGCGATGGTCAGGGAACTGTGGGCGCCGCCCGAGCCAGGCGCGCTTCCGGTGCACGAGCGCAGGGCGGCCGCGGCGGAACTGCTGGAGCGGAATGTTGCGCTGCTGGAGTTCGGCGACACCGCGCTGCTGGAACAGCTGCTGCGCGAGTCTGGCACCTGGGCGCTCGTGGACAGCCTGGCAGCCTCGGTCGTTGGCCCACTTGCTGAGCGAGAGCCCGGGTTCGGTCCGATTCTTGACCGCTGGGCGGACGATGAGGATTTCTGGATCCGCCGCTCAGCACTGCTCTCTCAGCTGATCCCGCTGCGGGAGGGGCGCGGCGACTTCGCGCGATTCGGACGCTATGCAGACGCGATGCTGCATGAGAAGGAGTTCTTCATCAGGAAAGCAATCGGGTGGGTGCTGCGCGACATGTCGCGCAAGCGCCCCGACGAGGTATATGAGTGGATCCTGCCGCGCGCGGCGAGCGCGTCCGGGGTGACGCTGCGCGAGGCAGTGCGACGCCTCGATGAGCGCCAGCGGGCGGCGGTGCTCGCCGCGCGGTGA
- the nhaA gene encoding Na+/H+ antiporter NhaA gives MSKREAARVSRLLRAEVVGGVIVMIAALLGFIAANSPLAEGYFALRETKIGPETLGLHISVGHWASDGLLAIFFFMVGLELKREFVSGALSKFSTAIVPVAAAFGGVALPALAYIAFTAGTPAAHGWAIPTATDIAFAVAVLGLIAPRIPPALRMFLLTLAVVDDLIAISIIAIFYTENIQFLPLALALIPLALYAFIAHRFSARLARSTWGPWLILLPLGIVAWALFYSSGIHATIAGVVLAFLVPVNGRQGTQLAETFEHRFRPLSTGIAVPIFAFFAAGVAVGGASRFPFDPIAIGIMVGLVIGKPIGIALVTWILTRFTRAELDSAVSWRELIGVGALAGVGFTVSLLVTDLSFSDPGDADTARLAVMVGSLIAVGVSALFLVRKARAHPIRASREF, from the coding sequence GTGAGCAAACGCGAGGCAGCGCGCGTGAGCAGGCTCCTCCGCGCCGAAGTGGTGGGCGGCGTGATTGTCATGATCGCGGCGCTCCTTGGATTTATCGCCGCAAACAGCCCGCTCGCTGAGGGCTATTTTGCCCTGCGTGAGACCAAGATCGGGCCCGAGACGCTCGGGCTCCACATCAGTGTCGGCCACTGGGCGTCAGACGGCCTGCTCGCAATCTTCTTCTTCATGGTCGGCCTCGAACTCAAACGCGAGTTCGTCTCGGGAGCCCTGAGCAAATTCTCCACCGCGATCGTGCCGGTTGCGGCGGCATTTGGCGGTGTCGCACTCCCGGCACTCGCCTACATTGCGTTCACCGCTGGCACCCCAGCTGCGCACGGCTGGGCGATTCCTACGGCGACCGACATCGCGTTTGCGGTGGCCGTGCTCGGCCTGATCGCGCCGCGGATTCCACCGGCGTTGCGCATGTTCTTGCTCACTCTCGCGGTGGTCGACGATCTCATCGCGATTTCAATTATCGCGATCTTCTATACAGAGAACATTCAGTTCTTGCCACTCGCGCTGGCACTCATCCCGCTCGCGCTATATGCCTTCATCGCGCACCGGTTCTCCGCACGACTCGCACGTTCGACATGGGGTCCGTGGTTGATCTTGCTTCCGCTCGGCATAGTCGCTTGGGCGCTCTTCTACTCTTCTGGTATCCACGCCACGATCGCCGGCGTCGTGCTGGCGTTCCTTGTGCCAGTCAACGGGCGGCAGGGCACCCAGCTTGCGGAGACATTTGAGCATCGTTTCCGCCCGCTCTCCACCGGAATCGCCGTGCCGATCTTCGCGTTCTTCGCAGCCGGAGTTGCCGTCGGCGGAGCGTCCAGGTTCCCGTTCGATCCGATTGCAATCGGCATCATGGTGGGTCTGGTGATCGGGAAGCCCATCGGTATCGCTCTCGTGACGTGGATACTCACCCGCTTCACGCGCGCTGAACTCGATTCCGCGGTGAGCTGGCGCGAGCTCATCGGTGTGGGCGCGCTCGCTGGTGTGGGGTTCACCGTGTCGCTCCTGGTCACGGATCTCAGCTTCTCCGACCCCGGCGATGCAGACACCGCACGGCTGGCAGTGATGGTCGGCTCCCTCATCGCTGTCGGAGTCTCTGCCCTATTCCTGGTGCGCAAGGCACGGGCCCACCCCATCAGAGCTTCGCGGGAATTCTGA
- a CDS encoding inositol monophosphatase family protein, translating into MTAPLPTPFQETLPAASRDLAFALALADLADAVSLPRFRAADLAVSTKPDRTYVTDADQAVERVIRERIEAEMPEDSFLGEESGTNERGTRRWIIDPIDGTANFLRGVPNWATLIALEVDGVQTVGVVSAPAFGARWWAETGGGAWGQQGGAEPRRLRVSGVQEIEHASLSFQSIEQWDLAGYLTPLIALSRAVWRDRAYGDMWSYMLLAEGLVDIVAEFDVKPYDLAALVPIVREAGGRFTDISGADSAWNGSSLATNGALHDAVLAVVTDARDAGAHQANA; encoded by the coding sequence ATGACCGCTCCGCTCCCCACTCCGTTCCAGGAAACACTGCCCGCCGCGTCCCGTGACCTCGCGTTTGCACTGGCACTCGCAGACCTCGCGGACGCGGTCTCGCTGCCGCGTTTCCGGGCCGCTGATCTGGCAGTCTCCACGAAGCCGGACCGTACATACGTCACCGACGCCGACCAGGCCGTCGAGCGCGTGATCCGCGAGCGTATCGAGGCCGAAATGCCAGAGGACAGCTTTCTCGGCGAGGAGTCTGGCACGAACGAGCGCGGCACGCGGCGCTGGATCATCGACCCGATTGACGGAACCGCGAACTTCCTGCGCGGCGTGCCCAACTGGGCGACGCTGATCGCGCTCGAAGTTGACGGTGTGCAGACCGTCGGCGTCGTCTCAGCACCAGCGTTCGGCGCTCGCTGGTGGGCAGAGACTGGCGGCGGCGCCTGGGGTCAGCAGGGAGGGGCGGAGCCCCGGCGTCTCCGCGTCTCCGGTGTCCAGGAAATCGAGCACGCATCGCTGTCGTTCCAGAGTATTGAGCAGTGGGACCTCGCCGGGTACCTCACACCCCTGATCGCACTCAGCCGCGCGGTGTGGCGGGATCGTGCCTACGGTGACATGTGGTCCTACATGCTGCTCGCCGAAGGTCTCGTCGACATCGTCGCCGAGTTCGATGTCAAGCCGTATGACCTGGCGGCGCTCGTGCCAATTGTGCGGGAGGCGGGCGGCCGGTTCACAGACATCTCCGGTGCGGACAGCGCTTGGAACGGAAGCTCGCTCGCGACAAACGGCGCGCTGCACGACGCAGTGCTCGCAGTGGTCACTGACGCGCGCGACGCGGGCGCGCACCAGGCCAACGCGTGA
- the ilvN gene encoding acetolactate synthase small subunit, which yields MSRHVLSLLVEDKPGLLTRVAGLFARRGFNIESLAVGPTEMRGLSRITVVVDQDEVLLEQVTKQLNKLVNVIKIVELDESSSVQREHVLIKVRADNQSRSHVLEAVNLFRARVVDVVPDAVTIEVTGDSGKIDAFLKVLEPYGIKEIAQSGLIAMGRGSKSITERVFKN from the coding sequence ATGAGCCGTCACGTTCTCAGCCTCCTCGTAGAGGACAAGCCCGGTCTGCTGACTCGCGTCGCCGGCCTCTTCGCCCGCCGCGGCTTCAACATCGAGTCACTCGCGGTTGGCCCGACGGAGATGCGCGGCCTGTCGCGGATCACTGTCGTCGTCGATCAGGACGAGGTCCTGCTGGAGCAGGTCACTAAGCAGCTCAACAAGCTGGTCAACGTCATCAAGATCGTGGAGCTCGATGAATCGAGCTCTGTGCAGCGCGAACACGTGCTGATCAAGGTGCGCGCCGACAATCAGTCGCGGTCGCACGTGCTGGAAGCAGTGAACCTGTTCCGGGCGCGCGTCGTGGACGTCGTTCCCGACGCGGTCACCATTGAGGTGACGGGGGATTCCGGGAAAATCGACGCCTTCCTCAAGGTGCTCGAGCCTTACGGGATCAAGGAGATTGCGCAGTCAGGGCTCATCGCCATGGGGCGCGGATCCAAGTCGATCACCGAACGAGTATTTAAAAACTAA
- the gap gene encoding type I glyceraldehyde-3-phosphate dehydrogenase — translation MTGRVAINGFGRIGRGVLRAILDQGSELEVVAINDLTDNGTLAHLLKRDSLYGALPWDVAIDGDDLVVGDRRIRIFAERSPANLPWGELGVDVVLESTGFFTAADAAQQHIDAGAKRVLVSAPSKGADLTIVVGVNDHLYDPAQHHIVSNASCTTNALAPLAQVLDSLAGIEYGSMSTVHAYTQDQRLQDAPHDDLRRARAAALNIVPTSTGAAKAIGLVLPQLDGKLSGSSLRVPIPVGSIVELHATVAREVTRDEVLAAYRTAATEGPLLGVLEYSEEPLVSTDIVGNAHSSIFDSELTHVDGTHVKVVAWYDNEWGFSNRATAALELLAAG, via the coding sequence ATGACCGGTCGTGTGGCAATCAATGGGTTCGGACGAATTGGGCGAGGCGTGCTGCGCGCGATCCTTGACCAGGGAAGCGAACTTGAAGTGGTCGCAATCAACGACCTCACCGACAACGGAACGCTTGCGCACCTGCTCAAGCGAGACAGCCTGTACGGCGCACTGCCGTGGGACGTCGCAATTGACGGCGATGACCTCGTGGTCGGCGATCGTCGGATCAGGATCTTTGCCGAGCGTTCTCCCGCCAACCTGCCGTGGGGAGAACTCGGCGTCGACGTCGTACTCGAATCCACCGGCTTCTTCACCGCGGCCGACGCCGCTCAGCAGCACATTGACGCTGGCGCGAAGCGCGTGCTCGTGAGCGCCCCGTCGAAGGGCGCGGATCTCACCATCGTCGTCGGCGTCAACGATCACCTCTATGATCCCGCGCAGCATCACATCGTCTCGAACGCCTCGTGCACCACGAACGCACTCGCCCCACTCGCACAGGTGCTCGACAGCCTTGCCGGGATCGAATACGGTTCTATGAGCACGGTCCACGCCTACACGCAGGATCAGCGCCTCCAAGACGCACCGCACGACGATCTGCGCCGAGCTCGCGCCGCGGCCCTGAATATTGTGCCAACTTCGACGGGTGCGGCGAAGGCCATCGGCCTTGTGCTGCCGCAGCTCGACGGGAAGCTCTCGGGCAGTTCGCTGCGCGTGCCGATCCCCGTTGGCTCGATCGTTGAACTCCACGCCACCGTCGCTCGCGAGGTCACGCGCGACGAGGTGCTCGCCGCATATCGCACCGCCGCCACAGAAGGCCCGCTGCTTGGCGTGCTCGAGTACTCGGAGGAGCCGCTTGTATCGACCGATATCGTCGGCAACGCGCACTCATCAATCTTTGATTCGGAGCTCACCCACGTCGACGGCACACACGTCAAGGTTGTGGCCTGGTACGACAATGAGTGGGGATTCTCAAACCGCGCAACGGCGGCCCTCGAACTGCTGGCCGCGGGGTAG
- a CDS encoding DUF3054 domain-containing protein: MTRAAAQQRFAHPVRAALLALAADAALVLLFSGLGRGSHAREATVLGLLETAWPFLAGLAITWISARISQRPLAVLNSGLPVWIGAAGIGLLLRWWTGGAWRSRS, encoded by the coding sequence GTGACTCGCGCCGCAGCGCAGCAGCGCTTTGCCCACCCCGTCCGCGCTGCTCTTCTCGCGCTCGCGGCTGATGCAGCGCTCGTGCTGCTCTTTTCCGGACTCGGCCGTGGCAGCCATGCGCGCGAGGCGACCGTGCTCGGTCTGCTGGAAACCGCCTGGCCGTTCCTTGCAGGGCTCGCAATCACGTGGATTTCGGCGCGGATTTCACAGCGGCCCCTCGCAGTGCTGAACTCCGGACTTCCCGTGTGGATCGGCGCCGCCGGCATCGGCCTGCTGCTGCGGTGGTGGACTGGCGGGGCGTGGCGCTCCCGTTCGTGA
- the ilvD gene encoding dihydroxy-acid dehydratase, producing the protein MAEIDMKPRSRDVTDGIEKAAARGMLRAVGMGDEDWDKPQIGIASSWNEITPCNLSLDRLAQGAKEGVHSGGGYPLQFGTISVSDGISMGHEGMHFSLVSREVITDSVETVVMAERLDGTVLLAGCDKSLPGMLMAAARLDLASVFLYAGSIAPGWVKLTDGTEKEVTIIDAFEAVGACKAGTMSEEDLKRIECAIAPGEGACGGMYTANTMASIAEALGMSLPGSAAPPSADRRRDYFAHRSGEAVVNMLRLGITARDILTKKAFENAITLLMAYGGSTNAVLHLLAIAREAEVDLTLEDFNRIGEKVPHLADMKPFGKYVMADIDRQGGVPVILKALLDAGLLHGDVMTVTGKTMAENLAELNPDPIDGEVIHQLDDPIHATGGLTILHGSFAPEGAVVKTAGFDAEQFEGPARVFERERAAMDALTEGKIGKGDIVVIRYEGPKGGPGMREMLAITGAIKGAGLGKDVLLLTDGRFSGGTTGLCIGHIAPEATDGGPISLVRDGDLIRVDIAARTLDLLVEPAELEARRANWAPLPPRYTRGVLAKYSKLVRSASEGAVTG; encoded by the coding sequence ATGGCAGAGATTGACATGAAGCCGCGGAGTCGCGACGTCACCGATGGGATCGAAAAGGCTGCAGCTCGAGGCATGCTTCGTGCAGTTGGCATGGGTGACGAGGACTGGGACAAGCCCCAGATCGGCATTGCGTCGTCTTGGAACGAAATCACCCCGTGCAACTTGAGCCTGGATCGCCTCGCACAGGGTGCGAAAGAGGGAGTCCACTCCGGTGGCGGCTACCCGCTGCAGTTCGGCACGATTTCTGTGTCTGACGGCATTTCAATGGGCCACGAGGGCATGCACTTCTCGCTCGTCTCCCGAGAGGTCATTACTGACTCGGTTGAGACTGTCGTGATGGCTGAGCGCCTCGATGGAACGGTGCTGCTCGCTGGGTGCGACAAGTCGCTGCCAGGCATGCTGATGGCTGCGGCGCGCCTCGATCTCGCCAGCGTCTTCCTCTACGCAGGATCGATTGCTCCGGGCTGGGTGAAGCTCACCGACGGCACCGAGAAGGAAGTCACGATCATTGACGCCTTCGAAGCGGTGGGGGCGTGCAAGGCCGGCACGATGTCTGAAGAAGACCTCAAGCGCATCGAGTGCGCGATTGCTCCGGGAGAGGGCGCCTGCGGTGGCATGTACACCGCCAATACGATGGCGTCGATTGCTGAAGCACTCGGAATGAGCCTTCCTGGCTCCGCTGCACCGCCTTCTGCTGATCGTCGTCGCGACTACTTCGCCCACCGCTCGGGCGAGGCCGTGGTAAACATGCTGCGCTTGGGTATCACCGCGCGTGACATTCTCACGAAGAAGGCCTTCGAAAATGCCATCACGCTTCTGATGGCCTACGGCGGATCGACGAACGCGGTGCTGCACCTGCTCGCCATCGCCCGCGAGGCAGAGGTCGACCTCACGCTGGAAGACTTCAACCGGATTGGCGAGAAGGTCCCGCACCTCGCGGACATGAAGCCCTTCGGCAAGTACGTTATGGCCGACATCGATCGCCAGGGCGGTGTGCCGGTGATCCTGAAGGCGCTGCTCGACGCTGGACTGCTGCACGGTGACGTGATGACGGTGACCGGCAAGACGATGGCCGAGAACCTCGCAGAGCTGAATCCGGATCCGATTGACGGCGAAGTGATCCACCAGCTCGATGATCCGATTCACGCGACCGGTGGCCTGACGATCCTCCATGGGTCGTTCGCTCCCGAGGGTGCCGTAGTGAAGACGGCGGGCTTCGATGCCGAGCAGTTCGAGGGCCCCGCGCGGGTGTTCGAGCGGGAGCGCGCAGCGATGGACGCGCTGACCGAGGGAAAGATCGGTAAGGGCGATATCGTTGTGATTCGCTACGAAGGGCCTAAGGGAGGCCCCGGAATGCGTGAGATGCTCGCCATCACCGGTGCTATTAAGGGCGCTGGGCTCGGAAAAGATGTACTACTATTGACGGACGGACGATTCTCAGGCGGCACAACCGGCCTGTGTATCGGACATATTGCGCCAGAGGCTACGGACGGCGGTCCGATTTCTCTGGTTCGCGACGGTGACCTGATTCGGGTCGATATCGCCGCACGAACGCTCGATCTGCTGGTAGAACCCGCTGAGCTAGAGGCCCGCCGAGCAAACTGGGCCCCGCTTCCACCGCGTTACACGCGTGGCGTACTCGCGAAGTACTCCAAGCTGGTGCGATCCGCCTCCGAGGGCGCCGTTACTGGCTAG
- a CDS encoding acetolactate synthase large subunit, whose amino-acid sequence MTLDSSTTSPQQPAAARGERMTGAQAVVRSLEALGVPSVFGLPGGAVLPLYDALMDAEHLRHILVRHEQGGGHAAEGFASASGEVGVCIATSGPGATNLVTAIADAYMDSVPLLAITGQVFSHLMGTDAFQEADIVGITMPITKHSFLVKTAEEVPAALAAAYHLASTGRPGPVLVDITKDAQQGEFDFVWDPQVDLAGYRPITKANSKQIQAAADLIAAAERPVFYVGGGVGRAGASEELLQLVELVGAPVVTTLMARGVFPDSHPQHMGMPGMHGTVPAVLALQEADLLITLGARFDDRVTGKADLFAPDAKVIHADIDPAEIGKIRAADVPIVGDAADVIADLIAAVSTEKVSRDCADTSAWWKRLRALQEKFPLGYTETSDGLLAPQRVIQRIGELTGPEGVYVAGVGQHQMWAAQFIKYERPNAWLNSGGAGTMGYSVPAAMGAKVAEPERTVWAIDGDGCFQMTNQELATCVVNNIPIKVAVINNSSLGMVRQWQTLIYDGRYSNTELNTGHGSSRVPDFVKLGEAYGCLAIRVEREDQLDDAIKLALETNDRPVVIDFVVSADAMVWPMVQQGTSNSDIQYALEHAPEWEEE is encoded by the coding sequence ATGACCTTGGATTCGAGTACAACTTCACCCCAGCAGCCCGCAGCTGCGCGCGGCGAGCGGATGACCGGTGCTCAGGCGGTTGTCCGAAGCCTTGAGGCGCTCGGCGTGCCGAGTGTGTTCGGGCTGCCGGGCGGCGCAGTCTTGCCGCTCTACGACGCGCTGATGGATGCGGAACATCTGCGTCACATTCTGGTGCGCCATGAGCAGGGCGGTGGCCATGCGGCCGAGGGCTTCGCCTCGGCGAGCGGCGAGGTCGGCGTGTGTATCGCGACCTCAGGCCCTGGCGCAACCAACCTCGTCACCGCGATTGCCGATGCCTACATGGATTCCGTGCCGCTGCTCGCGATCACCGGGCAGGTGTTCTCGCACCTCATGGGCACGGACGCGTTCCAGGAAGCCGACATCGTCGGAATCACCATGCCGATCACCAAGCACTCCTTCCTCGTGAAGACAGCTGAGGAGGTGCCGGCTGCGCTCGCTGCCGCCTACCATCTCGCGTCCACCGGTCGCCCGGGCCCCGTGCTCGTCGACATCACGAAGGATGCGCAGCAGGGCGAGTTCGATTTCGTGTGGGATCCCCAGGTGGATCTCGCGGGCTACCGCCCCATCACGAAAGCGAACAGCAAGCAGATTCAGGCTGCCGCCGATCTCATTGCTGCGGCTGAGCGCCCCGTGTTCTACGTCGGTGGCGGAGTTGGCCGCGCGGGCGCATCTGAAGAACTGCTGCAGCTCGTCGAGCTCGTCGGTGCCCCCGTGGTCACCACGCTGATGGCGCGCGGAGTGTTCCCCGATTCGCACCCGCAGCACATGGGCATGCCGGGAATGCACGGCACCGTTCCCGCAGTGTTGGCTTTGCAAGAAGCCGACCTCCTCATCACACTCGGCGCCCGCTTCGACGATCGCGTGACCGGCAAGGCTGATCTCTTTGCCCCCGATGCGAAGGTGATTCATGCGGACATCGACCCGGCTGAGATCGGCAAGATCCGCGCCGCGGATGTGCCGATCGTGGGCGACGCTGCAGACGTGATTGCCGACCTGATCGCCGCTGTCTCGACCGAGAAGGTCAGTCGTGACTGCGCCGACACCTCGGCGTGGTGGAAGCGGCTTCGCGCACTGCAGGAGAAATTCCCGCTTGGGTACACCGAGACGAGCGACGGGCTCCTTGCGCCGCAGCGCGTCATCCAGCGCATCGGGGAACTCACCGGGCCAGAGGGCGTGTACGTCGCTGGCGTTGGTCAGCACCAGATGTGGGCCGCGCAGTTCATCAAGTATGAACGCCCGAACGCGTGGTTGAACTCGGGTGGCGCAGGCACGATGGGCTACTCAGTTCCTGCTGCGATGGGTGCAAAGGTCGCAGAACCCGAGCGCACTGTGTGGGCGATCGACGGCGACGGCTGTTTCCAGATGACCAATCAGGAGCTCGCCACCTGCGTGGTGAACAACATCCCCATCAAAGTCGCGGTCATTAACAACTCCTCACTCGGCATGGTGCGCCAGTGGCAGACGCTGATCTATGACGGCCGGTACTCGAACACTGAGCTCAACACGGGCCACGGCTCAAGCCGCGTGCCCGACTTCGTGAAGCTGGGTGAGGCGTACGGTTGCCTCGCGATCCGCGTAGAACGTGAGGATCAGCTCGACGACGCGATCAAGCTCGCTCTGGAAACGAACGATCGCCCCGTGGTGATCGACTTCGTCGTGAGCGCGGACGCGATGGTGTGGCCGATGGTCCAGCAGGGCACTTCGAACAGCGATATCCAGTATGCCCTTGAGCACGCCCCCGAGTGGGAGGAAGAGTAA
- the ilvC gene encoding ketol-acid reductoisomerase — MYYDADADLSIIQGKKVAVVGYGSQGHAHAMNLRDSGVEVVIALKEGSKSIQKAEEAGFTVKTVAEASAWADLIMILAPDQHQRTIYTESIKDQLTAGKTLAFAHGFNIRFGYIEAPEGVDVILVAPKAPGHTVRREFEAGRGIPDIIAVETDATGTAWETAKSYAKAIGGTRAGVIKTTFTEETETDLFGEQAVLCGGTSQLVQYGFETLTEAGYQPEIAYFEVLHELKLIVDLMWEGGIAKQRWSVSDTAEYGDYVSGPRVVDPSVKENMKAVLADIQSGAFAKRFIEDQDNGGTEFLELRAKAEKHPIETTGRELRSLFAWKQADSDYVDGSAAR; from the coding sequence ATGTACTACGACGCTGATGCTGACCTGTCGATCATCCAGGGCAAGAAAGTAGCTGTCGTTGGCTACGGCTCCCAGGGACACGCGCACGCAATGAACCTGCGCGACTCGGGCGTTGAGGTTGTTATCGCCCTCAAAGAAGGGTCGAAGTCGATCCAGAAGGCCGAAGAGGCCGGGTTCACGGTGAAGACCGTTGCTGAGGCTTCGGCCTGGGCTGACCTCATCATGATCCTTGCTCCGGACCAGCACCAGCGCACCATCTACACCGAGTCGATCAAGGATCAGCTGACCGCTGGCAAGACCCTTGCGTTTGCACACGGCTTCAACATTCGCTTCGGCTACATCGAGGCGCCCGAGGGCGTCGACGTGATCCTCGTAGCCCCCAAGGCTCCCGGCCACACGGTGCGCCGCGAGTTCGAGGCCGGCCGTGGCATCCCCGACATCATCGCTGTTGAGACCGATGCAACGGGCACCGCGTGGGAGACCGCGAAGTCGTACGCAAAGGCAATCGGCGGCACCCGCGCCGGCGTCATCAAGACGACCTTCACCGAGGAGACCGAGACGGATCTCTTCGGCGAGCAGGCTGTCCTCTGCGGCGGCACCTCGCAGCTCGTCCAGTACGGCTTCGAGACGCTGACCGAGGCTGGCTACCAGCCCGAGATCGCCTACTTCGAGGTGCTGCACGAGCTCAAGCTCATCGTTGACCTCATGTGGGAGGGCGGCATCGCCAAGCAGCGCTGGTCGGTGTCCGACACGGCCGAGTACGGCGACTACGTCTCCGGCCCGCGCGTCGTTGATCCCTCCGTCAAGGAGAACATGAAGGCTGTTCTCGCGGACATCCAATCGGGTGCATTCGCGAAGCGCTTCATCGAGGATCAGGACAACGGCGGCACCGAGTTCCTCGAGCTCCGTGCGAAGGCTGAGAAGCACCCGATCGAGACGACGGGCCGCGAGCTGCGCAGCCTGTTCGCTTGGAAGCAGGCTGACTCGGACTACGTCGACGGTAGCGCAGCGCGCTAA
- a CDS encoding dihydrofolate reductase family protein: MRQLIITAFLSADGVAEGPGDGDYRNAGWTFKDVEFDPAAYEIKGREQGEAGALLLGRRSYEAFAPVWPTMDDFAGYNAMPRYVVSSSLEHEDDRWPATILRSLDEVAELKAGDGGPILVHGSLELGRALADAGLVDRYHLLVFPVLLGAGERLFSARDQPTQRLTVAEHEMYGNGVSKVVYDVVK, from the coding sequence ATGCGCCAACTCATCATTACCGCCTTTCTCTCGGCTGACGGTGTGGCCGAAGGGCCTGGCGACGGCGACTACCGCAATGCGGGATGGACGTTCAAAGATGTCGAGTTTGATCCGGCGGCCTATGAGATCAAGGGCCGGGAGCAGGGCGAGGCGGGAGCGCTGTTGCTCGGCCGCCGCAGCTACGAAGCCTTCGCGCCGGTGTGGCCGACGATGGACGACTTCGCCGGGTACAACGCGATGCCGCGCTACGTCGTTTCCTCCAGTCTGGAGCACGAGGACGACCGCTGGCCAGCGACGATCCTGCGCTCGCTGGATGAGGTCGCGGAACTGAAAGCCGGCGATGGCGGCCCGATTCTCGTGCATGGCAGTCTTGAACTGGGCCGCGCGCTTGCCGACGCGGGTCTTGTCGACCGGTACCACTTGCTGGTATTTCCCGTGCTGCTCGGCGCCGGAGAGCGCCTGTTTAGCGCGCGCGATCAGCCGACGCAGCGACTCACGGTGGCGGAGCACGAGATGTACGGCAACGGAGTGTCCAAAGTCGTCTACGACGTGGTGAAATAG